From one Flavobacterium kingsejongi genomic stretch:
- a CDS encoding neutral zinc metallopeptidase, translating to MKWQGGRRSTNVEDRRGLSGGKVALGGGAIGIIILLINMFMGGDSSQLLDQVQQQLQEQGNGSTTERALTTEELQTQDFVNALVGYNEDAWTQIFKENGMTYKAPKLILFKNSTQTACGGASAATGPFYCPADQQVYMDMSFFEELKTRFGAEGGEYAVAYVVAHEMGHHVQTLLGTSAKVRQMQQGMSEKEANKLSVALELQADFYAGLWAHYNEKENHILEAGDIEQALSAANAVGDDAIQKKMQGQVVPDSFTHGTSEQRMYWFKKGFTTGDIKQGDTFKNLF from the coding sequence ATGAAATGGCAAGGTGGTAGACGTAGTACAAATGTGGAAGACCGAAGAGGGCTTTCCGGTGGTAAAGTAGCATTAGGCGGTGGTGCCATTGGTATCATCATTCTACTGATTAATATGTTCATGGGTGGGGATTCTTCCCAACTCCTGGATCAGGTGCAGCAGCAACTTCAGGAACAAGGGAATGGATCAACCACTGAAAGAGCTTTAACCACTGAAGAACTCCAAACACAAGACTTTGTAAATGCCTTAGTAGGATATAATGAAGATGCCTGGACACAAATTTTCAAAGAGAATGGTATGACTTATAAGGCTCCAAAATTAATTTTGTTCAAGAATTCGACACAAACAGCCTGTGGCGGTGCCAGTGCTGCCACTGGGCCTTTTTACTGTCCTGCTGACCAGCAAGTCTATATGGACATGTCTTTTTTTGAAGAATTAAAAACACGCTTTGGTGCAGAAGGTGGTGAGTATGCAGTTGCATATGTAGTTGCCCACGAAATGGGACACCATGTTCAGACCCTATTGGGAACCTCTGCCAAAGTGCGGCAGATGCAACAAGGAATGAGCGAAAAAGAGGCCAATAAACTTTCGGTAGCCTTAGAGTTACAAGCCGATTTCTATGCCGGTTTATGGGCACATTACAATGAAAAAGAAAATCATATCCTAGAAGCCGGCGATATAGAACAGGCGCTTAGTGCTGCCAATGCTGTAGGAGACGATGCCATCCAAAAGAAAATGCAGGGGCAGGTAGTTCCCGATTCCTTTACCCACGGCACTTCAGAACAGCGGATGTATTGGTTTAAAAAGGGATTCACAACTGGAGATATTAAACAAGGAGATACTTTTAAAAATTTATTCTAA
- a CDS encoding S41 family peptidase codes for MKKLFPLLLLLLLCCSSKLQAQQDSIKKYVISALDVMKSNALHRSEINWPEVYTKTLEAAKDAKTLRMTYPAIQYALDQMKDAHSHFAPPEMVSSFYKRYRDQGFEFPNINFRMIDQQYAYLSIPAIGNLNDDDWNEYVGNFYAALEELSSQNPKGWIIDVRGNEGGMFTPMYAAIQPLLDHPQVVGSVNITNVSTFYTYKKGKVYFGKRLLYTFEAAPKIKYTTRPIIILTDNKTASSGEFIVAAFKGQKNVTQIGRPTNGLTSDNQEYKLSDGAFLILTNGTLIDRSKKAYSTIGEGILPDDLLDPKTDVASEIETYYLQVAIDTINQKTK; via the coding sequence ATGAAAAAGCTATTTCCTTTGCTCTTACTATTACTGCTGTGCTGCAGTTCAAAACTACAGGCACAACAGGACAGTATTAAAAAATATGTGATCAGTGCCTTAGACGTGATGAAGAGCAATGCGCTCCACCGTTCCGAGATCAACTGGCCGGAAGTTTACACTAAAACACTGGAGGCTGCAAAGGATGCCAAGACGCTACGAATGACGTATCCTGCTATCCAATATGCCTTAGACCAGATGAAGGATGCCCATTCCCATTTTGCCCCTCCGGAAATGGTAAGCTCTTTTTATAAACGCTACAGGGACCAGGGGTTCGAATTCCCAAACATCAATTTTCGAATGATCGACCAGCAGTATGCCTATCTATCCATACCCGCTATCGGCAATCTGAATGATGACGACTGGAACGAATATGTTGGTAATTTCTATGCCGCTTTGGAGGAATTGAGCAGCCAGAATCCCAAAGGATGGATTATTGATGTACGCGGAAACGAAGGGGGAATGTTTACGCCTATGTATGCTGCAATCCAGCCTTTATTAGATCATCCACAGGTTGTGGGATCTGTGAATATAACTAATGTTAGTACCTTCTATACTTATAAAAAAGGAAAAGTATATTTTGGCAAAAGGCTGTTGTACACTTTTGAAGCAGCTCCCAAAATTAAATACACTACCAGACCTATTATCATCTTAACAGATAACAAAACGGCCAGTTCGGGTGAATTTATAGTAGCCGCTTTTAAAGGACAAAAAAATGTAACCCAAATTGGAAGGCCTACCAACGGACTGACCTCCGATAATCAGGAGTATAAACTTTCTGACGGTGCTTTCCTGATCCTGACCAATGGCACACTGATCGATCGTTCGAAAAAAGCATATAGCACCATTGGTGAAGGCATACTGCCTGATGACCTGCTCGATCCCAAAACGGATGTTGCCTCAGAAATTGAAACCTATTACCTGCAGGTTGCCATCGATACCATCAACCAAAAGACAAAGTAA
- the lgt gene encoding prolipoprotein diacylglyceryl transferase: MSGAIHWNPDPEIINLFHTIPLRYYGLLFATGLVLGYLIVRSMFRKENVPVEKLDQLAIYIFVGTLVGARLGHCLFYDFEYYSHHILEIFLPFKINGSDFQYIGYRGLASHGGAIGILIAILVYCKRAKINLLWILDKVAIATPLTGMFIRLGNFMNSEIIGKPTNSNYGFIFESEDLLPRHPAQLYEAFAYALIFVVLFYLYSYKRQSFAKGFLFGLFLVLLFAARFILEFYKENQEAFEDDLVINMGQILSIPFIIAGIILMYLKRNPESQHADTGREIVGE, encoded by the coding sequence ATGAGTGGAGCGATACACTGGAACCCCGACCCTGAAATTATAAACCTATTCCATACTATTCCCCTACGCTATTATGGACTGCTGTTTGCCACTGGGCTGGTATTGGGTTACCTGATTGTCCGTAGCATGTTTCGTAAAGAAAATGTTCCGGTAGAGAAACTGGATCAGCTTGCCATTTATATATTCGTTGGTACTTTGGTCGGTGCCCGTCTTGGGCATTGCCTCTTCTATGATTTTGAATATTATTCCCATCATATCCTGGAAATATTCCTGCCGTTTAAAATCAACGGTAGCGATTTTCAATATATTGGTTATCGCGGTTTGGCAAGCCATGGTGGTGCTATTGGGATTCTGATTGCCATATTGGTATATTGCAAAAGAGCCAAAATTAACCTCTTATGGATATTGGATAAAGTTGCAATTGCGACGCCACTGACCGGAATGTTCATTCGGTTGGGTAATTTTATGAATTCTGAAATCATAGGCAAACCCACAAATAGCAATTACGGTTTCATTTTTGAAAGCGAGGATCTGTTGCCACGCCATCCGGCACAATTGTATGAAGCTTTCGCTTATGCACTTATTTTTGTTGTATTGTTTTACCTCTATAGCTATAAAAGACAGTCTTTTGCCAAAGGTTTCCTTTTTGGGCTTTTCCTGGTTTTACTATTTGCCGCCCGTTTTATTTTAGAATTTTATAAAGAAAACCAAGAGGCATTTGAAGATGACCTGGTGATTAATATGGGACAAATCCTAAGCATTCCTTTCATTATAGCCGGTATCATATTAATGTACCTCAAACGAAACCCTGAATCACAACATGCAGATACAGGACGGGAGATTGTAGGGGAATAA
- a CDS encoding IS256 family transposase yields the protein MIEDGKLPKDFAKQFKNKEDFHTFFQDLYKQGIEQLLQGELDAHLGYEKHNIDGYNTGNSRNGSFSKNIKSETLGNMVLAIPRDRNGEFEPQVIGKGQSMSEKIEDAILGMYSRGMTRSDIVEQVKEVYGISVSESTISTISDRILADVDLWTKRALEPQYLIVWMDAVHMKVRTDGKYENHAIYIVIGLKTDGKKEVLGMWLNKEESASFWMTVLSDIKSRGVKDILIACTDNLTGFTKAIRGVFPNTESQLCIVHQIRNSLKFVVVKDRKAFCSAMKEVYTAINQEEAVLALAEFKKNWEAKYKYAVCSWEKNWENLMPFLAYPAEIRKIMYTTNTIENLNRGIRKYTKTKVQFPDEKSVKKSVYLAIQNCEKSWINAIPSWGLIMNQFLVIFGERCNIKH from the coding sequence ATGATCGAAGATGGTAAATTACCCAAAGATTTTGCAAAGCAATTTAAAAACAAAGAAGACTTCCATACTTTTTTTCAAGACCTGTATAAACAAGGCATTGAACAACTACTCCAGGGAGAATTGGATGCTCATCTGGGATATGAGAAGCATAATATTGACGGATACAATACAGGCAATAGCCGTAATGGTTCTTTCTCAAAGAATATAAAATCAGAGACTTTGGGCAATATGGTCCTGGCTATTCCCCGGGATAGAAATGGTGAATTCGAGCCTCAGGTCATCGGAAAAGGCCAATCGATGAGTGAAAAGATTGAAGATGCTATTTTAGGAATGTACAGTCGTGGAATGACCCGTAGTGATATTGTAGAACAAGTTAAAGAAGTTTATGGGATATCAGTAAGTGAGTCCACGATTTCGACCATCTCTGATAGAATACTGGCTGATGTTGATTTATGGACTAAAAGGGCTTTAGAACCACAGTATCTGATTGTTTGGATGGATGCTGTGCATATGAAAGTAAGAACAGATGGGAAATATGAAAACCATGCAATTTACATTGTAATCGGACTAAAAACAGATGGTAAGAAAGAAGTATTAGGAATGTGGCTAAATAAAGAAGAGTCGGCTTCATTTTGGATGACTGTACTCTCTGACATAAAATCTCGTGGAGTAAAGGATATTCTCATTGCCTGTACAGATAACCTTACCGGATTTACAAAAGCTATCAGAGGTGTTTTTCCAAATACAGAATCCCAGCTTTGCATTGTTCATCAAATAAGGAATAGCCTTAAGTTTGTAGTAGTTAAGGATAGAAAAGCATTTTGCAGTGCAATGAAAGAAGTATATACTGCAATAAATCAGGAAGAAGCCGTTTTAGCTCTGGCTGAATTTAAAAAAAACTGGGAAGCAAAATATAAATATGCCGTTTGCTCCTGGGAAAAGAATTGGGAAAATCTCATGCCTTTTTTGGCCTATCCTGCTGAAATCAGGAAAATAATGTACACCACAAATACAATAGAAAACTTAAACAGGGGAATTAGAAAATATACCAAAACAAAAGTGCAGTTCCCAGATGAAAAAAGCGTCAAGAAATCAGTCTATTTAGCAATACAAAATTGTGAAAAAAGCTGGATAAATGCAATACCAAGCTGGGGATTAATCATGAATCAGTTCTTGGTCATATTTGGAGAAAGGTGTAATATTAAACACTAA
- a CDS encoding CatA-like O-acetyltransferase, which produces MPLLPDFQPIDSATWERKPYFDYFYDTIKCKYNINANVDISQLVQQVKEKELKFFPVFLYIIMRSVNQNKEFRMSFDPDGKLGYWNYVLPSYTIFHEEDKTFSDIWSDYHEDFSTFYTTVCNDMETYANVKAIKARLDRPANYCPVSALPWLSFTGFNQDTYSESTMLFPLIRFGKFFQEGDKILLPVAVFVNHAVADGYHTCKLINDMEKYATTAGDWLKL; this is translated from the coding sequence ATGCCATTGTTACCCGATTTTCAACCGATAGATTCCGCCACCTGGGAGCGTAAGCCTTACTTTGATTATTTTTATGACACCATAAAATGCAAATACAACATCAATGCGAATGTTGATATTAGCCAATTAGTGCAGCAGGTAAAAGAGAAGGAATTGAAATTTTTTCCTGTTTTCCTCTATATAATCATGCGATCTGTGAATCAGAATAAAGAATTCCGGATGAGTTTTGATCCCGATGGCAAGTTAGGCTATTGGAATTATGTACTGCCTTCGTATACTATTTTTCATGAGGAAGACAAAACCTTTTCCGATATCTGGAGTGACTACCATGAAGATTTTAGTACTTTTTATACCACTGTTTGTAACGATATGGAAACCTATGCCAACGTAAAAGCGATCAAAGCCCGCCTGGATCGTCCTGCGAATTATTGCCCGGTATCGGCATTGCCGTGGTTGAGTTTTACAGGCTTTAACCAGGACACTTATTCAGAATCTACGATGTTATTCCCCTTAATCCGTTTTGGGAAATTCTTTCAGGAGGGTGATAAAATATTATTGCCTGTGGCAGTATTTGTCAACCATGCCGTAGCCGATGGCTACCATACCTGTAAATTAATAAATGATATGGAGAAATACGCCACTACGGCAGGAGACTGGCTGAAACTGTAG
- a CDS encoding class I SAM-dependent methyltransferase, producing the protein MTNEEDYITINRESWNKRTPLHLTSDFYNVQGFLQGNSSLNSIELELLGDVRDKKILHLQCHFGQDSLSLARMGALVTGVDLSDVAIESAKRLSKESGIHAEFICCDLYDLPKYLDAQFDLVFTSYGTIGWLPDLQKWAQVISKFLKPGGNFVFAEFHPVVWMFDDAFENVAYQYFKSSAIIETTTGTYAEKEAAVTLESVNWNHALSEVFDNLVKEGISIDTFREYDYSPYNCFQNTIESEPGKYRIEHLGNKIPMVYALRGIKK; encoded by the coding sequence ATGACAAACGAAGAAGATTATATTACTATCAACCGGGAATCCTGGAACAAGCGTACGCCCTTGCACCTGACCTCTGATTTTTATAATGTCCAGGGATTTCTTCAGGGAAATTCCTCCCTTAATAGCATTGAACTGGAATTGCTGGGGGATGTTAGGGACAAGAAAATATTACACCTGCAATGCCACTTTGGGCAGGACAGCCTCTCTTTAGCCCGAATGGGTGCCCTGGTTACAGGAGTTGACTTATCGGATGTTGCTATTGAGAGTGCCAAAAGGCTTTCCAAAGAATCGGGAATCCATGCAGAATTTATCTGTTGTGACCTTTATGACCTTCCAAAGTATCTCGATGCGCAATTTGACCTGGTATTTACCAGTTATGGAACTATTGGATGGCTTCCTGACCTGCAAAAATGGGCACAGGTAATTTCAAAATTCTTAAAACCGGGTGGAAACTTTGTTTTTGCAGAATTCCACCCTGTAGTATGGATGTTTGATGATGCTTTTGAAAATGTAGCCTATCAATACTTTAAGTCATCGGCTATAATAGAAACTACTACTGGAACTTATGCCGAGAAAGAGGCTGCTGTTACATTGGAATCCGTGAATTGGAATCATGCCCTTAGTGAAGTTTTTGACAACCTGGTCAAGGAAGGTATCAGCATCGACACTTTCCGGGAATATGATTATTCTCCGTATAATTGTTTCCAAAATACAATAGAATCTGAACCCGGAAAATACAGAATTGAACACTTAGGAAATAAAATACCAATGGTATATGCGCTGCGGGGTATAAAAAAATAA
- a CDS encoding PH domain-containing protein, giving the protein MGLFNALMGQASEVSIDKINEEFKSILIPGETIEKAYKVIRDRFVFTTKRLILVDKQGLTGSKVDYQSIPYTSILRFSKESAGLMDLDAILKIWIKGEPVPIRKEFGKDNNINEVYLILSQHILK; this is encoded by the coding sequence ATGGGATTATTTAATGCCCTTATGGGGCAGGCATCAGAAGTATCAATTGACAAAATCAACGAGGAGTTCAAATCCATATTAATTCCCGGGGAAACCATTGAAAAGGCCTATAAGGTAATACGGGATCGTTTTGTCTTTACCACAAAAAGGCTCATCCTGGTAGACAAACAAGGACTCACCGGAAGTAAAGTTGATTATCAGTCCATCCCTTACACCAGTATATTGCGTTTTTCAAAAGAAAGTGCCGGATTAATGGATTTAGATGCTATTTTAAAAATATGGATCAAAGGCGAACCGGTCCCAATCCGAAAAGAATTTGGAAAAGATAATAATATCAATGAAGTATACCTGATATTAAGCCAGCACATCCTAAAATAA
- a CDS encoding class I SAM-dependent methyltransferase: protein MKDNFSKNSADYAAFRPEYPAAVYPYIFSFCNDKTAAWDCGTGNGQVAKVLAENFTTVVATDISANQIENAVTKDNLHYSIQPAEQTDFDAASFDLITVAQAIHWFDFEAFYAEVRRTSKKEGVLAVLGYGVFSMEGDTNAILQHFYKDIIGPYWDAERKYIDDNYTTIPFPFEDLNTRTFENTYSWSIEDLVGYLSTWSAVQHYKTKNGKDPVALLFDDLQKTWGPNPKKKANFPILLRIAKINQ, encoded by the coding sequence ATGAAAGACAATTTTTCCAAAAATTCAGCCGATTATGCTGCCTTCCGTCCGGAATATCCTGCAGCTGTATATCCTTACATTTTTAGTTTTTGCAATGACAAAACTGCTGCCTGGGATTGTGGCACGGGCAATGGACAGGTCGCCAAAGTGCTTGCCGAAAACTTTACGACCGTCGTTGCGACGGATATTAGTGCGAATCAGATTGAAAATGCGGTTACAAAAGACAATCTACACTATAGCATACAGCCGGCGGAGCAAACCGATTTCGATGCGGCTTCTTTTGATTTAATTACGGTTGCCCAGGCTATTCACTGGTTCGATTTTGAGGCTTTTTATGCCGAAGTACGCCGTACATCAAAAAAAGAAGGCGTGCTTGCAGTGCTCGGTTATGGTGTTTTTTCGATGGAAGGTGACACAAATGCCATCCTACAACATTTTTATAAAGACATCATTGGCCCCTACTGGGATGCCGAACGCAAATACATTGATGACAATTACACCACCATTCCATTCCCCTTTGAAGATCTGAATACCAGAACGTTTGAGAATACCTATTCCTGGTCGATTGAAGATTTGGTGGGTTATTTATCTACCTGGTCCGCAGTACAGCATTACAAAACAAAAAACGGTAAAGATCCGGTAGCACTACTATTCGACGATTTGCAAAAAACCTGGGGCCCGAATCCGAAAAAAAAGGCTAATTTTCCGATTTTATTACGCATCGCAAAAATTAACCAATAA
- a CDS encoding D-2-hydroxyacid dehydrogenase family protein, whose translation MNIIIPEDYQNAVSKLQCFRLLQEHNVTVFNDAVSDEAALAKRFKDADVLVMIRERTPITAGLLDRLPRLKLISQTGKIASHIDLAACSQHKVAVAEGSGSPTAPAELAWSLILNARRQLPQAIAAMKEGRWQTNIGQVLEGQLLGIWGYGKIGKKVAHYAKAFGMRVIVWGSLTSRTAAITDGFESAENKMDFFRLADVISLHLRLVPETTGSVTALDLATMKSTAIIVNISRAELIQEGALENALGMGNPGFAAVDVYENEPVYDVNYPLLQLPNVICTPHLGYVEQQSYELYFGKAFENILAYANGTPTAIVNPEIL comes from the coding sequence ATGAATATCATCATTCCCGAAGATTACCAGAATGCTGTTTCCAAATTACAATGCTTCCGTTTGCTACAAGAGCATAATGTTACGGTTTTCAATGATGCTGTTTCCGATGAGGCAGCATTGGCAAAACGTTTTAAGGATGCCGATGTGCTCGTAATGATACGGGAGCGCACTCCAATTACAGCAGGATTATTAGACCGTTTGCCCCGGCTTAAACTAATTAGCCAAACGGGGAAGATAGCGTCTCATATTGATCTTGCCGCCTGTTCCCAACACAAAGTTGCCGTGGCAGAAGGTAGCGGCTCCCCTACTGCTCCGGCTGAATTGGCCTGGAGCCTGATCCTTAATGCCAGAAGGCAGCTGCCACAGGCTATCGCTGCAATGAAAGAAGGGCGTTGGCAAACCAATATCGGGCAGGTATTGGAAGGACAGCTACTGGGAATATGGGGCTATGGGAAAATTGGTAAAAAAGTAGCTCATTATGCTAAGGCGTTTGGCATGCGGGTTATCGTCTGGGGAAGCCTTACGTCAAGGACTGCTGCAATAACGGACGGTTTTGAAAGTGCCGAGAATAAAATGGATTTTTTCCGTTTGGCGGATGTCATCTCTTTACACCTGAGACTGGTTCCTGAAACAACAGGCAGTGTAACGGCACTGGATCTTGCTACCATGAAATCCACTGCGATTATAGTCAATATCAGCCGGGCGGAACTGATTCAGGAAGGAGCATTGGAAAATGCACTCGGAATGGGAAATCCCGGATTTGCAGCGGTAGATGTCTATGAAAATGAACCTGTTTACGACGTTAACTACCCTTTATTGCAACTGCCAAATGTAATCTGCACCCCGCACCTGGGTTATGTGGAGCAACAGAGTTATGAATTGTATTTCGGTAAAGCTTTTGAAAATATACTGGCCTATGCCAATGGCACTCCTACTGCAATTGTAAATCCTGAAATCCTGTAA
- a CDS encoding bacteriocin-like protein, with protein MENFKKLDRNELKSISGGIVTWCRRRSDNVIDIRGGGPNELAPPTPYFINENGCYVYPGMPWDAHPNNPPNQLSPYLAQL; from the coding sequence ATGGAAAATTTTAAAAAACTTGATCGAAATGAATTGAAATCCATTTCAGGAGGTATTGTAACTTGGTGTAGAAGAAGAAGTGATAATGTTATTGACATCCGTGGAGGGGGACCAAATGAATTAGCACCGCCTACCCCATATTTTATTAATGAAAATGGTTGTTATGTCTATCCTGGAATGCCATGGGATGCACATCCAAATAATCCACCAAATCAGTTAAGTCCGTATTTAGCACAATTGTAA
- a CDS encoding NAD(P)/FAD-dependent oxidoreductase translates to MNLKSGLPFWLIKNGLSKDYHTLDSDLETEVLIIGSGITGALTAHFLCEAGVKCAIVDRRMVSTGSTTASTAQLQYEIDVFLFELIDLVGEEAAVRAYKLCLESITTLEGIIKKLGISCDFSRKSSLYLASDRHGAKDLEKEYAIRKKHQLPVTLLDRATLKEKFNIDRRNALYNDCSAQVDTYLLCQKILEHYKKTCGLIVYSHTDIIKIENTGDGIVAHTEKKQRIKAKKIVAAPGFESESLLNEKVMKLNSTYVLVSKPLKDTDFWNERCLIWETARPYIYIRTTSDNRIMLGGFDEPFQDPKRRDKLMEKKNDAILKRFKKLFPESKIELDFYWCGTFGETKDGLPFIGEHPEHKDMYFALGYGGNGITFSVIAAEMIRDLYTGKANPDTQIFKFNR, encoded by the coding sequence ATGAACCTTAAATCAGGATTACCCTTCTGGCTGATTAAAAACGGCCTTTCCAAAGACTACCATACTCTCGATTCCGATCTTGAAACAGAAGTACTGATCATCGGTTCCGGCATCACCGGTGCATTAACGGCTCATTTTTTATGTGAAGCCGGTGTAAAATGTGCCATCGTTGACCGCCGTATGGTCTCTACCGGAAGTACGACGGCCAGTACTGCACAACTTCAATATGAAATCGATGTCTTCCTGTTCGAGCTCATTGACCTTGTTGGCGAAGAAGCTGCCGTCAGGGCTTATAAATTGTGTTTGGAATCCATAACCACATTAGAAGGAATTATAAAAAAGTTAGGGATTTCTTGTGACTTTAGCCGAAAATCCAGCCTGTATCTTGCTTCAGACAGGCATGGTGCCAAGGATTTGGAAAAAGAATATGCCATTCGAAAAAAACATCAGTTGCCGGTAACCCTGCTGGATAGGGCAACCCTGAAGGAAAAATTTAATATTGACCGCAGGAATGCCTTGTACAATGACTGCTCTGCACAAGTGGATACTTATTTGCTTTGCCAGAAAATCCTGGAGCATTACAAAAAGACATGCGGATTGATCGTCTATAGCCATACGGACATTATCAAAATTGAAAATACAGGTGATGGGATTGTTGCACATACCGAAAAAAAGCAGCGCATCAAAGCAAAAAAGATCGTTGCGGCACCGGGTTTCGAATCAGAAAGCCTGTTGAATGAAAAAGTAATGAAGCTCAACTCGACCTATGTATTAGTAAGTAAGCCTTTAAAAGATACTGATTTCTGGAACGAACGCTGCCTGATCTGGGAAACGGCACGCCCCTACATTTACATTCGTACCACTTCCGATAACCGGATTATGTTGGGTGGCTTCGATGAACCCTTCCAGGATCCCAAAAGGCGCGATAAGCTGATGGAAAAGAAAAATGATGCCATCCTGAAACGCTTTAAAAAACTATTCCCGGAAAGTAAAATAGAACTTGATTTCTACTGGTGCGGAACTTTTGGTGAAACCAAGGATGGCCTCCCCTTCATCGGGGAACACCCTGAACATAAAGACATGTATTTTGCCTTAGGCTATGGTGGCAACGGCATTACCTTTAGTGTCATCGCTGCCGAAATGATTCGTGATCTGTATACGGGCAAAGCCAATCCGGATACCCAAATTTTTAAATTCAACCGATAA
- a CDS encoding hydroxymethylglutaryl-CoA synthase family protein, translating into MKIGIDSLAVAVPKIHLPIKTLAENRNIEPDKLIKGLGLQKMTFPDVHQDVITFAANAVYNLFQQATINPESIGRIYVGSESGIDASKPIASYVLQLIEEQLEPKFGKHALRHCDVLDITFACIGGVDALQNTVDWIRLDPKRQGIVVATDFAKYDLESTGEYTQGAGAIAMHIKQDPDMISFSEATGVSTRGVFDFFKPKRYLSKAAVTGKQDNPEWFGILENEIALHQEQPVFDGQYSNTCYIDRIIEAYTHYKKITGQENVVLYQNWSSIVMHLPYAYQGRRTFTEIYARENPEIQLLPTAPDYKEQIKTIAKSAAYLDFVQQTIAPSEWASSVVGNMYTGSLFLGLAATLAYQAQNNIEATGNTIGFIAYGSGSKSKVFEGTIEAKWKDAVVRTALYNILEESTPISMERYTALHKKELKESILPPKDEFVLDYIETESPVLRGARYYNFIH; encoded by the coding sequence ATGAAAATAGGAATCGACAGTCTGGCAGTAGCAGTACCTAAGATACATCTGCCCATCAAAACATTAGCTGAAAACCGGAATATAGAACCCGATAAACTAATCAAAGGCCTTGGATTGCAAAAAATGACCTTTCCCGATGTCCATCAGGATGTTATTACCTTTGCCGCGAACGCAGTGTACAACCTCTTTCAACAGGCCACGATCAATCCCGAAAGTATAGGCCGGATATATGTTGGCTCTGAAAGCGGTATTGATGCCTCCAAACCCATTGCATCCTATGTTTTACAATTAATAGAAGAGCAACTGGAACCGAAATTTGGAAAACATGCTTTACGCCATTGCGATGTATTGGACATTACATTTGCCTGTATTGGTGGTGTCGATGCACTACAAAATACGGTAGACTGGATTCGGCTCGATCCGAAACGACAAGGTATTGTTGTAGCAACCGATTTTGCAAAATACGATCTGGAATCCACCGGGGAATATACACAGGGTGCCGGTGCAATAGCCATGCACATCAAACAGGATCCTGATATGATTTCTTTTTCCGAAGCTACCGGAGTAAGCACTCGTGGTGTTTTTGATTTTTTCAAACCGAAACGCTATTTATCAAAAGCTGCAGTTACCGGAAAACAGGACAATCCGGAGTGGTTTGGTATTTTAGAAAATGAAATTGCCCTGCACCAGGAACAGCCCGTTTTTGATGGGCAATACTCCAATACGTGTTATATCGATCGCATTATTGAAGCCTATACGCATTATAAAAAAATTACAGGACAGGAAAATGTAGTGCTTTATCAAAATTGGTCCAGTATCGTTATGCACTTACCGTATGCGTATCAGGGCAGGCGTACTTTTACTGAAATTTATGCCCGCGAAAATCCGGAAATCCAACTTTTACCGACAGCTCCCGATTATAAAGAACAAATCAAGACTATTGCCAAAAGCGCTGCTTACCTCGATTTTGTACAACAAACTATTGCCCCTTCGGAATGGGCTTCTTCAGTAGTAGGGAATATGTATACCGGATCGCTATTTCTTGGGCTGGCTGCAACGTTAGCCTATCAGGCACAAAATAATATCGAAGCTACCGGAAATACGATCGGCTTTATAGCGTATGGGAGTGGCTCTAAATCAAAGGTTTTTGAAGGCACAATTGAAGCAAAATGGAAAGATGCTGTAGTACGGACAGCACTCTATAACATCCTCGAAGAGAGTACACCCATCAGTATGGAGCGTTATACTGCCTTGCATAAAAAAGAACTTAAAGAGTCCATACTCCCTCCAAAGGATGAATTTGTACTGGACTATATTGAAACGGAAAGCCCTGTACTCCGCGGTGCCCGGTATTATAACTTTATCCATTAG